The Rhabdothermincola sediminis genomic sequence CTTCGACGACGAGCACCCGACGTCGATCGACGCGTCGTCCACGGTGAACAGCAAGGCAGCGGTGCTGCTCGTCTGGACGCTGGTGGCTGCGGCGGGTCTGGTGGCGTTGGTCGCGCTGCGCCGCGCGTTCGGCCGGGTGCGCGCCTGACGCTCCCCGGCTCGGTGGCGCGCGGGGCTTCAGCCCTCGATGGAGCGGCGGAGCGCTTCGAGATCGAGCGCCCACCCGAAGCTGACCCGCGGCAGGCTGCCGTCGTCGTACTCCCACCCCCCGTGCCAGAACCGCACGACGCTGGCCGAACCCTCGGGGTCCGGCTCGACCCGGATCGCGATCTGGGTGCCCGTCCATTCCTCAGGCCCGTCGAGCACGTCGAAGTGGACCAACTCTGGTGCGTCGAGCGTGTCGATCCGCAGGTGCAGGGGTCGGTCGCCTTTGCATCGCAGATCGCCGCCTTCTCGCACCTCACCGGTGATCGAGCCTCCCCACCAGCGGCCCAGCTCGGTGGTATCGGTGAGGGCCCGGAAGACCCGCTCGGGGGGCGCGGCGATGGTCAGCTCGTGGACGATCGAGTGCATGGCCGGAGCATAGGTTGCCTCCGCGCCGTTCAGCGCCGGTGGCCGGCGCCATCCCTACGACCGATCCTGCATGTCACACCCCCTCGTTAGGTTCGGCAGCATGGCGAAGGTCAAGACGGTGTTCCGGTGCTCGGTCTGCGGTGGCACCTCACCTCGTTGGGTTGGTCGGTGCCCGTCGTGCGCGGAGTGGAACTCGCTGGTCGAGGAGCTCGGATCACCGTCCGGTGACCGCGAGCACGCCGCGACGACCCAGGCTGTTCCCATCGGCGAGGTCGACCTTCAGGCGTGGCACTCCGTTCCGACCGGCGTCCCCGAGGTCGACCGGGTGCTCGGTGGCGGTCTGGTCGCGGGCTCGGTGACTCTGTTGGGCGGGGAGCCCGGTGTGGGCAAGTCGACGTTGCTCCTCCAGGTCGCCGCGGCCATGACCAGGGGAGAGAGACGGGTGCTCTACGTGTCGGCGGAGGAGTCGGTGCAGCAGGTCCGGCTGCGGGCCGAGCGGTTGGGCACGATCACGCCGACGCTGTGGTTGGCCGCGGAGACCGCCGTTCCCGCGGTGGTGGCGCAGGTGGCCGCAGTCTCGCCCGACTGTCTCATCATCGATTCTCTCCATACGCTCCACCACCCCGACTCCGCGTCGGCTCCGGGCTCGGTGACACAGGTGCGGGAGTGCGCAGCGGCGCTGGTGCGCGAGGCGAAGGCGCGCGCCCTGGCGACGATCCTCGTCGGGCACGTCACGAAGGACGGTGCGCTCGCTGGCCCCCGGGTGGTCGAGCACCTGGTCGACACCGTGCTGTCGTTCGAAGGAGAGCGCCACCACGCGTTGCGAGCATTGCGGGTGGTCAAGCACCGCTTCGGTTCGACCGACCGCCTCGGGATGTTCGAGATGACCGGCGCGGGCCTGGGTGCCGTACCGGACCCGAGCCGGCTCTTCCTGGCCGACCGCCGTGCCGGGGTACCGGGATCGGTGGTGGTGCCGATGCTCGACGGGCACCGCCCGCTGCTCGTCGAGATCCAGGCGCTCGTCGGTCCGAACGGGCAAGCCCCGGCGCCCCGGCGGGCGGCCCAGGGGGTCGACAGGGGCCGGCTCTCGACGGTGGTGGCGGTTCTCGAGCAGCGGGTCGGCGCCCCGCTCGGTCGAGCTGACGTGTACGCGTCGGCGATCGGCGGGGTCCGGGTCTGCGAACCAGGTGCCGATCTCGCGGTCGCGCTGGCCATCATGAGCTCCCTCGCGGGGGAGCCGGTGCCATCCGAGGTCGTGGTGTGCGGGGAGATCGGTCTCGGCGGTGAGCTGCGTCAGGTCAACCAGTGTGAGCGGCGGCTGGCCGAGGCGGCCCGGCTGGGCTTCACGGCGGCCATCGTGCCGCGGCACGCCCCCGACCCGCCGCCGGGCCTGCACGCGCTGCGGGCCACGACGGTGGGTGAGGCCATCGCACTCGCCGGGATCCCATTGCCTTGAGAGGGCGGGTTCCCCCGGCTGGGTGGCCGGCGGCATGGGACTGCCCGCCTCGGCGATCAGCGACCATCCCGAACTAGACTTCGGCTGTGACCCGCAGGCGCAGCGAGGCGCTGCACGACGCGCTGGCCGCGGTGGCCCCTGGCAAACCCCTCCGAGAGGGGCTGGACCGGATCCTCCAGGCCGGCATGGGTGCGCTCATCGTGGTGGGCGACGGTCCCGAGGTGTTGAACATCTGCTCGGGAGGCTTCCTACTCGACGCCGCGTTCAGCCCTCAGCGCCTCTCGGAGCTGGCCAAGATGGACGGTGCCATCATCCTCGCTCGCGATGCGAGCCGCATCGCGAGAGCGAACGTGCATCTCGTGCCCAATCCGAACGTCCCGACGTCGGAGACCGGTACTCGCCATCGCACCGCGGAGCGGGTCGCCCGGTCGATCAACGTTCCGGTGAGCTCCGTCTCCGAGGACATGTCGATCATCGCGGTCTACATGGGCGCCGAGAAGCATCAGCTCGTACCGGTCACCCGGCTACTCGATCGGGCGAACCAGGCGCTGCAGACCCTCGAGCGCTACAAGCAGCGCCTCGATGAGGTGTCCGCTCACCTCTCGACCAACGAGATCGAGGACGTCGTGACCATCCGGGACGTCGTGATGCTCCTCCAACGCACCGAGATGGTGCTGCGGATCGCGGACGAGATCGAAGACGCCATCATCGAGTTGGGCACGGACGGGCGCCTGGTGCGGCTCCAGCTCGAGGAGGTGCTCGGTGGTGTCGAGGACGATCGTCGGCTGGTGCTGCTCGACTACTTCCACGAAGACCCGAGCTGGCACCTGGAGGAGGCTCTGGCGGGGCTGGCCGAGCTCGACACGGAAGAGCTCGGGGACCTCAAGCGGGTGGCGGAGGTCCTCCACCTCCCAGAGGGAGTCACCGATCTGGACGCCCCGATCCAACCCAAGGGCTACCGGCTCCTGTCGCGCATCCCGCGGTTGCCCGAGTCCGTGGTCGATCACATCGTCGACCGCTTCGGGAGCCTCTCGAAGATCATGCGGGCCACCATCGACGATCTCGACGACGTCGAGGGCGTCGGCGCGACGCGGGCGAAGGCGATCAAGGAAGGCCTGTCCCGGCTGGCGGAGACCAGCATCCTAGATCGTTACGCCTGACCGATCCCGTCCGTGGCGGATCGCGCTCGGACCACCCGCGCCCGGCGGTCGCGACTAGAACACGATCCATGCGGATCGAGTTGCCGAGTGGCACGGAGGCCGAACTGGTCGTCCCCGGTGGCGACCCACCCTCAGGTGGGCTCGTCGTGATCCCCGACATCATGAGCCTGCGCCCGCTGTTCGACGAGCTCGTGGCTCGGTTGGCGGACGAGACGGGTTGGGCGGTGTGCGCGTTCGACCTGTGGCCCGGTTACGCCGGTGAGCCGCTCGAGTGGCGGCTCCAGCATGTGGGCGATCTCCGTGACGACCGGGTGCTCGGCGATGCCGCTGCCGCGGCCGACGCCACCGGTGCCAGGGAGGTCCGGGTCATCGGCTTCTGCATGGGGGGCATGTACACGCTGAAGGCTGCAAGTACCGGGCGCTTCACGCGGGCCGCGGCGTTCTACGGCATGATCCGAGTGCCCGAACAGTGGCGTAGCCCCACGCAGGCAGAGCCGCTCGAAGCGCTGTCCTCGCCGACCCGGTGCCCGACGATGGCGATCATCGGCACCGAGGATCCCTGGACCCCTCCCGAGGACGTGGCGGCGTTGGAGGAACTGGGGGTGCGGGTGGTGCGCTACGAGGGCGCCGAGCATGGCTTCGTGCACGATCCGAGCCGTCCCGCCCACCGCCCTGAGGACGCCGCGGACGCCTGGCGTCAGGTGCTGGCGTTCCTGGGAGCGTCGTCCTGAGTCGCTGAGCCCGAACTGTTCGACACTGCAGGGGGCTGCCGCCGCACCGCCAGTGACCACCCACGCCGTCACGCGTTCTGGCATGTCAAACGCGTGCTGAGGCACGCGTTTGACATGCCAGAACGAAAAACGGGTGCGGGTGAAGACGAGGGGGCTCGGCATGGGGGCGGCGGGGCCGGAGGAGCCCGCTCAGCGGGCGCGGCGGGCGAGTTGCTCGCGATTGGTGATCCGGTAGCGGCGGTCGGCCTGCTCGATCCAGCCCAGGCGCACGAACGAGGCGATGGCCTTGTTGACCCGCTCCCGGGAGGCGCCGACCATCCCGGCCAGCTCCTCCTGGGTGATGGGCAGTGAGAACTCGTCCTCGTCGCCCGCGAGCTCGAGCAGTCGTTTGGCCGTGCGGCCGGTGACGTCGAGGAACACCGAGTCGGCGAGCGCCTCGTCGGTGGATCGGAGCCGGCTGGCCAGGAGGGCCACGACGTTCCAGAGCAGCTCGGGCTGTGACTCGTAGAGCGCGCGCAGCGGCGCGTAAGGGATGGCGATGACCGTCGAGGGCTCGAGCGCTCGGGCCTCTGCGGAGCGGGTCAGGCCGTCGAACAGCGGCATCTCCCCGAACAGGTCACCGCGCTCCATCAGCGCCATCACCGACTCCCGGCCATCGACGGACTTGTTGGCGATGGCGATGCGACCCGAGGTGACGACGAACAGCTCGGCAGGGTCGTCACCTTCGCTGAACAGCACATCGCCCCGGCTGAACGTCCGGTCCTCGGCCGCTTCGACCAGCTTCTCGAGATCCTCAGGAGCGATGCCGCGAAAGAGCTCGACGTCGGTGAGCAGTGCCCGGTCGACCACGAGGGCGATGCTAGTGCCTGGGGACCCCGCCGGCGGCCGGGCGATCGGTTGGTCTGCGCCGACCGCGCACCGCGGTGCCCGGGCATGAGGTCGGGCGTCGCCACCCGCTCGGATCACTTGTTCGTCGATCCCGGGCGTCCCTACCCTGGGCGCATTCCCGTTGACCGGTCCGTTCGACTCCCGGGAGTGCTATGCCGTTCGACGTCGGTGACAAGGTCGTCTATCCGCATCACGGTGCGGCGGTGGTCGAGAGGAGGGAGAAGAAGGAAGCGTTCGGCGAAGTTCGGGAGTACCTCGTGCTCCGCCTCGCCTACGGCGATCTCACCCTGATGGTCCCGGCCGACAACACCGAAGAAGTCGGCTTGCGCGAGGTCATCAACGACGAAGAGGTCGAGGAGGTGTTCGCGGTGCTCCGCAAGAAGGAAGCGCGGATGCCGACCAACTGGTCGCGGCGGTTCAAGAACCACGTCGAGAAGCTGAAGTCCGGCGACGTCTACCAGGTGGCGGAGGTGGTGCGGAACCTCTCCTTGCGGGACAAGGACAAGGGCCTGTCCGCGGGCGAGAAGCGGATGCTGGCCAAGGCCCGGCAGATCCTCGTGTCCGAGCTCACGTTCGCCATCGACGTCAGCCAGGAAGAGGCCGAGGCCAAGCTCGACGAAGCGCTGGCGTAGCGCATGGGGCCCGAGCCCGTGCGCGTGTGGGCGATCGTGCTGGCGGCCGGCCAGGCGACCCGGTACGGCTCGGACACCCCCAAGCAGTACGAGCGCCTCGGCGGCCAGCGTGTGCTCGACTGGTCGATCGACGCCGCTCGCCGGACCTGCGACGGTGTGGTGCTGGTGGTGGCGGAGGCGTTCGCCGGCGCCCCCGAGCCGGGTGTGGATGCGGTGGTGGTCGGTGGTGCTACCCGATCGGCATCCGTGCGGGCCGGGCTGCGGCTCGTACCGGACGATGCCGAGATCGTGGTGGTCCACGACGCGGCCCGACCCCTGGCGGGCGCGACGCTGTTCGACTCGGTCATCGAAGGGGTGGCCGCGGGAGCGGACGGTGCGGTGCCGGGCGTGCCGCTGACCGACACGGTCAAGCGGGTGGACGACCGAGGCCAGGTGCTCGAGACCCTCGACCGGGAGGAGCTGGTGGCGGTGCAGACCCCCCAGGCCTTCCGGGCCGGGGTGCTGCGGGACGCGCATCGGGGGGAGCCGGAAGCCACCGACGACGCCGCCTTGGTGGAGGAGCTCGGCGCGACCGTGGTGGTGATCCCCGGGGACCCCTGCAACC encodes the following:
- a CDS encoding Crp/Fnr family transcriptional regulator, translated to MVDRALLTDVELFRGIAPEDLEKLVEAAEDRTFSRGDVLFSEGDDPAELFVVTSGRIAIANKSVDGRESVMALMERGDLFGEMPLFDGLTRSAEARALEPSTVIAIPYAPLRALYESQPELLWNVVALLASRLRSTDEALADSVFLDVTGRTAKRLLELAGDEDEFSLPITQEELAGMVGASRERVNKAIASFVRLGWIEQADRRYRITNREQLARRAR
- a CDS encoding SRPBCC family protein; its protein translation is MHSIVHELTIAAPPERVFRALTDTTELGRWWGGSITGEVREGGDLRCKGDRPLHLRIDTLDAPELVHFDVLDGPEEWTGTQIAIRVEPDPEGSASVVRFWHGGWEYDDGSLPRVSFGWALDLEALRRSIEG
- the radA gene encoding DNA repair protein RadA encodes the protein MAKVKTVFRCSVCGGTSPRWVGRCPSCAEWNSLVEELGSPSGDREHAATTQAVPIGEVDLQAWHSVPTGVPEVDRVLGGGLVAGSVTLLGGEPGVGKSTLLLQVAAAMTRGERRVLYVSAEESVQQVRLRAERLGTITPTLWLAAETAVPAVVAQVAAVSPDCLIIDSLHTLHHPDSASAPGSVTQVRECAAALVREAKARALATILVGHVTKDGALAGPRVVEHLVDTVLSFEGERHHALRALRVVKHRFGSTDRLGMFEMTGAGLGAVPDPSRLFLADRRAGVPGSVVVPMLDGHRPLLVEIQALVGPNGQAPAPRRAAQGVDRGRLSTVVAVLEQRVGAPLGRADVYASAIGGVRVCEPGADLAVALAIMSSLAGEPVPSEVVVCGEIGLGGELRQVNQCERRLAEAARLGFTAAIVPRHAPDPPPGLHALRATTVGEAIALAGIPLP
- the disA gene encoding DNA integrity scanning diadenylate cyclase DisA, producing MTRRRSEALHDALAAVAPGKPLREGLDRILQAGMGALIVVGDGPEVLNICSGGFLLDAAFSPQRLSELAKMDGAIILARDASRIARANVHLVPNPNVPTSETGTRHRTAERVARSINVPVSSVSEDMSIIAVYMGAEKHQLVPVTRLLDRANQALQTLERYKQRLDEVSAHLSTNEIEDVVTIRDVVMLLQRTEMVLRIADEIEDAIIELGTDGRLVRLQLEEVLGGVEDDRRLVLLDYFHEDPSWHLEEALAGLAELDTEELGDLKRVAEVLHLPEGVTDLDAPIQPKGYRLLSRIPRLPESVVDHIVDRFGSLSKIMRATIDDLDDVEGVGATRAKAIKEGLSRLAETSILDRYA
- the ispD gene encoding 2-C-methyl-D-erythritol 4-phosphate cytidylyltransferase, whose protein sequence is MGPEPVRVWAIVLAAGQATRYGSDTPKQYERLGGQRVLDWSIDAARRTCDGVVLVVAEAFAGAPEPGVDAVVVGGATRSASVRAGLRLVPDDAEIVVVHDAARPLAGATLFDSVIEGVAAGADGAVPGVPLTDTVKRVDDRGQVLETLDREELVAVQTPQAFRAGVLRDAHRGEPEATDDAALVEELGATVVVIPGDPCNLKITFANDLRIAELHLT
- a CDS encoding dienelactone hydrolase family protein; the encoded protein is MRIELPSGTEAELVVPGGDPPSGGLVVIPDIMSLRPLFDELVARLADETGWAVCAFDLWPGYAGEPLEWRLQHVGDLRDDRVLGDAAAAADATGAREVRVIGFCMGGMYTLKAASTGRFTRAAAFYGMIRVPEQWRSPTQAEPLEALSSPTRCPTMAIIGTEDPWTPPEDVAALEELGVRVVRYEGAEHGFVHDPSRPAHRPEDAADAWRQVLAFLGASS
- a CDS encoding CarD family transcriptional regulator is translated as MPFDVGDKVVYPHHGAAVVERREKKEAFGEVREYLVLRLAYGDLTLMVPADNTEEVGLREVINDEEVEEVFAVLRKKEARMPTNWSRRFKNHVEKLKSGDVYQVAEVVRNLSLRDKDKGLSAGEKRMLAKARQILVSELTFAIDVSQEEAEAKLDEALA